The following are encoded together in the Erwinia sp. E602 genome:
- a CDS encoding molecular chaperone — protein MNEFSILCRILGSLYNRQPQDPLLVPLFTLLREGKLQQHWPLEQDELLTRLQQNCDPQLLASDYNALFVGSECKVPPYASQWENGPKEADVRAFLSSRGMPLSDAPADHIGALLLAASWLEDQSEADEYLAQVTLFDEYLLPWCGAFLGKVEAHAGTAFYRTLAAISREALQTMRDELAEQEEGGEEETE, from the coding sequence ATGAACGAATTCTCCATCCTTTGCCGCATTCTTGGTTCGCTGTACAACCGCCAGCCGCAGGACCCGCTGCTGGTGCCGCTGTTCACCCTGCTGCGTGAAGGCAAGCTGCAGCAGCACTGGCCGCTGGAGCAGGATGAGCTGTTAACCCGCCTGCAGCAGAACTGCGACCCGCAGCTGCTGGCCAGCGACTATAACGCGCTGTTCGTCGGCAGCGAGTGTAAGGTGCCGCCTTACGCGTCGCAGTGGGAGAACGGCCCGAAAGAAGCCGACGTGCGCGCCTTTTTATCCAGCCGTGGCATGCCGCTGAGCGATGCGCCGGCCGATCATATCGGTGCGCTGCTGCTGGCCGCCTCCTGGCTGGAAGACCAGTCGGAGGCCGATGAGTATCTGGCCCAGGTCACGCTGTTTGACGAGTATCTGCTGCCGTGGTGCGGTGCCTTCCTCGGTAAGGTGGAAGCCCACGCGGGCACCGCGTTTTACCGCACCCTGGCCGCAATCAGCCGCGAGGCGCTGCAGACCATGCGCGACGAGCTGGCCGAGCAGGAAGAGGGCGGCGAAGAAGAGACGGAGTAA
- a CDS encoding SMP-30/gluconolactonase/LRE family protein, protein MPDNYGLRRIASVGAELGESPVWNNQSGVLYFVDITGGRINALLPDGRFATVHKSAARTGALALTDKGNLIFTEDASVAMLDIGTGNVSQIHAGVQEGAGYRFNDGACDPQGRFITGLMHEGPERKSGALYQFDNRDNACLITPEIALPNGLAWSEDGNTLYFVDSVACSIFQATYNAKGMPENIRLFVKTPARLGRPDGIALDEEGGIWVCQFNGACLLRYDRNGCMSDYVAMPVPRPTSCCFGGKGLETLFITTARFGMTAAELVKYPDAGDLYAINPGIAGNPGYLFKE, encoded by the coding sequence ATGCCTGATAATTACGGTTTACGCCGCATTGCCAGCGTCGGCGCTGAGCTCGGCGAAAGCCCGGTCTGGAATAACCAGAGCGGTGTTCTGTATTTTGTGGATATCACTGGCGGAAGGATAAATGCGTTGTTGCCCGACGGACGGTTTGCAACTGTTCATAAGTCAGCAGCGCGCACTGGCGCCCTGGCGCTGACCGACAAAGGCAATTTAATCTTCACTGAGGATGCAAGCGTTGCCATGCTCGACATCGGCACCGGTAACGTAAGCCAGATTCATGCAGGCGTTCAGGAGGGAGCGGGCTATCGTTTTAACGACGGGGCTTGCGATCCACAGGGGCGTTTTATTACCGGACTCATGCATGAGGGGCCGGAGCGCAAATCCGGTGCGCTGTACCAGTTCGATAACAGGGACAATGCCTGTTTAATCACGCCGGAGATTGCGTTGCCTAACGGGCTTGCATGGTCGGAAGATGGGAATACCCTGTATTTTGTCGATTCAGTTGCGTGCTCAATTTTTCAGGCAACCTATAACGCGAAGGGTATGCCAGAAAATATCAGGTTGTTTGTTAAAACACCGGCCAGGCTGGGACGCCCTGATGGTATCGCTCTGGATGAAGAAGGGGGTATATGGGTCTGTCAGTTCAATGGGGCATGTCTGTTACGCTATGACCGCAACGGATGCATGAGTGATTACGTGGCAATGCCGGTTCCGCGGCCAACCAGCTGCTGCTTCGGGGGAAAGGGGCTTGAGACGTTATTCATAACCACGGCACGTTTTGGAATGACGGCCGCGGAGCTGGTTAAATACCCTGATGCCGGAGATCTGTATGCCATTAATCCCGGAATTGCGGGTAATCCTGGATACCTGTTTAAAGAATAA
- a CDS encoding SDR family NAD(P)-dependent oxidoreductase — translation MSHKNQPADALLKDKVAIVTGAGQGLGRAYAQLLLDHGARVVISDPGTNRSGEGATEDVIAEAVRTLRADSGQLLSHSGRLDNEACCRELIALAVTGFGKLDILIHNAGWVDYQLIEDQDEDFIERAVAINLRAPIWLSKCAWAYLKHSSSPRIVFTTSDRAMFQRYAQPGLVAYAAGKMAQIGIMNALSQEGEQHGILVNSISPVARTRMWGSAQPPLDLKPEWVAPGALYLASPLCQDTGYILRASNGQFTATRFCENPGVVYPTDLTRVECESVADIARQWQQIKES, via the coding sequence ATGAGTCATAAAAACCAACCTGCAGATGCGCTTTTAAAGGATAAGGTCGCGATCGTCACCGGTGCCGGGCAGGGGCTGGGACGCGCATATGCGCAGTTGTTGTTAGATCACGGTGCGCGGGTTGTTATCAGCGACCCTGGCACCAACCGGTCGGGTGAAGGAGCCACTGAGGATGTGATCGCAGAAGCTGTTCGCACCCTGCGCGCCGACAGCGGGCAACTGCTTTCACACAGCGGACGCCTGGATAACGAAGCGTGCTGCAGGGAGCTTATAGCGCTGGCGGTAACAGGGTTTGGTAAACTTGACATCCTGATCCACAACGCAGGCTGGGTGGACTACCAGCTTATCGAAGACCAGGATGAAGACTTCATTGAGCGAGCCGTTGCCATCAACCTTCGCGCACCGATCTGGTTGAGTAAATGTGCCTGGGCATACCTTAAGCACTCCTCTTCCCCGCGAATCGTGTTTACTACCTCCGATCGTGCCATGTTTCAGCGTTATGCGCAGCCCGGCCTTGTGGCTTACGCTGCGGGCAAGATGGCTCAGATAGGTATCATGAATGCCCTGAGCCAGGAAGGCGAACAGCATGGCATTCTGGTTAACAGCATCTCTCCGGTTGCCAGAACGCGCATGTGGGGGAGTGCGCAGCCCCCGCTTGACCTCAAACCGGAGTGGGTAGCCCCGGGAGCCCTTTACCTGGCGAGTCCGTTGTGTCAGGACACGGGCTACATCCTGCGTGCCAGCAATGGTCAGTTCACCGCAACACGTTTTTGTGAGAACCCTGGCGTTGTTTATCCCACCGATCTGACGCGTGTCGAATGCGAAAGCGTGGCGGACATTGCCCGTCAGTGGCAGCAGATAAAAGAGTCCTGA